In the genome of Ctenopharyngodon idella isolate HZGC_01 chromosome 19, HZGC01, whole genome shotgun sequence, one region contains:
- the LOC127501331 gene encoding endonuclease domain-containing 1 protein-like codes for MRLYISSLVSVLLLLGFPFIMTEVVDSFSKCSQFFLNEQPPVIPGMLENSVSKKTNYTLICQKYEKVYTFATLYDTANRIPVFSAYKFTGNKSGRPETPWKIERQLEPSGADMKVPFVKQASDSDYTNIKHTGLNRGHLFPNCHAADDLTAKSTFTLTNVVPQKQSFNSGSWSRMEDTVKRFMNDYCRDKTENNKTSAYVLTGAVPGNNTLKKRVNIPSHMWTVVCCYHKTNKTFISKAHWAKNEDDVKHVTITKEITLDDLKKNLNSTWPNITLFNSCV; via the exons ATGCGTCTGTATATCTCGAGCCTCGTCtctgtgctgctgctgctcggCTTTCCATTCATCATGACTGAAGTCGTCGATTCATTCAGTAAATGCAGTCAGTTTTTCTTAAATGAACAGCCTCCAGTGATTCCTGGCATGTTGGAGAATTCAGTctcaaagaaaacaaactacaccTTGATCTGTCAAAAGTATGAGAAAGTGTACACATTTGCAACATTGTATGACACAGCAAACAGAATCCCTGTTTTCTCAGCTTATAAATTCACTGGGAATAAATCGGGGAGACCAGAAACCCCATGGAAGATTGAGCGTCAG CTCGAACCCTCTGGTGCTGACATGAAGGTGCCATTTGTCAAACAGGCAAGCGACAGCGACTACACTAACATCAAGCATACGGGCCTGAATCGTGGTCACTTATTTCCTAACTGTCACGCAGCTGATGACCTCACTGCTAAATCTACATTCACACTGACCAATGTTGTGCCACAGAAGCAGAGCTTTAATTCTGGCAGTTGGAGTCGCATGGAAGACACTGTTAAAAGGTTCATGAATGATTACTGCCGTGACAAAACGGAAAATAACAAAACCTCAGCCTATGTGCTGACAGGAGCTGTACCTGGCAACAATACACTGAAGAAGAGAGTCAACATTCCCTCGCACATGTGGACGGTGGTTTGCTGCTATCACAAAACAAATAAGACATTTATTTCCAAAGCTCATTGGGCCAAAAATGAGGATGACGTTAAACATGTTACAATAACCAAAGAAATAACCCTGGATGACCTAAAGAAAAACTTGAACAGTACCTGGCCAAACATAACACTGTTTAACAGCTGTGTGTAA
- the zgc:86598 gene encoding STKc_CK2_alpha domain-containing protein, protein MSGPVTSRSRVYPDVNTQRPREYWDYESHVVEWGNQDDYQLVRKLGRGKYSEVFEAINITNNEKVVVKILKPVKKKKIKREIKILENLRGGPNIITLLDIVKDPVSRTPALVFEHVNNTDFKQLYQTLSDYDIRFYMYEILKALDYCHSMGIMHRDVKPHNVMIDHEHRKLRLIDWGLAEFYHPSQEYNVRVASRYFKGPELLVDYQMYDYSLDMWSLGCMLASMIFRKEPFFHGHDNYDQLVRIAKVLGTEDLYDYIDKYNIELDPRFNDILGRHSRKRWERFVHSENQHLVSTEALDFLDKLLRYDHQARLTAREAMEHPYFYPIVKDQARMGSTSGLSTGSTPVSTSSMITGGVTSMSSSQPMANIAGSPVISSPSALATQVPAAAGAQP, encoded by the exons GAATCAAGATGACTACCAGCTGGTGCGGAAACTCGGCAGAGGAAAGTACAGCGAAGTGTTTGAAGCCATCAACATCACAAACAACGAGAAAGTAGTCGTCAAAATACTCAAG CCagtaaagaagaagaaaatcaaGCGGGAAATCAAAATTTTGGAGAATTTGAGAGGCGGCCCCAACATCATCACACTTCTAGACATTGTCAAGGATCCAGTG TCTCGAACCCCAGCTCTGGTTTTTGAACATGTGAACAACACAGACTTCAAG CAATTGTATCAAACGCTATCAGACTACGACATTCGGTTCTACATGTACGAGATCCTAAAG GCTTTGGACTACTGCCACAGTATGGGAATTATGCATCGAGATGTCAAGCCACACAACGTAATGATCGACCATGAACACAGAAAG CTGCGTCTGATAGACTGGGGCTTAGCGGAGTTTTATCACCCCAGTCAGGAGTACAATGTCAGGGTGGCGTCTCGATATTTCAAAGGACCTGAACTTCTGGTGGACTATCAG ATGTATGACTACAGTTTAGACATGTGGAGCTTAGGCTGCATGTTGGCGAGTATGATCTTCCGGAAAGAGCCTTTTTTCCATGGACACGACAACTATGATCAG CTTGTACGGATTGCCAAAGTCCTGGGCACAGAGGACCTCTACGACTACATCGACAAATACAACATTGAGCTCGACCCACGGTTCAACGACATATTGGGAAG ACATTCCCGGAAAAGGTGGGAACGGTTTGTCCACAGCGAGAACCAGCATCTGGTCAGTACCGAAGCGCTGGACTTCCTGGACAAACTGTTGCGCTACGACCACCAAGCTCGCCTCACCGCCCGTGAGGCCATGGAGCACCCTTATTTCT ATCCCATTGTGAAGGACCAGGCGAGGATGGGCTCCACTTCAGGACTGTCCACTGGCTCCACTCCAGTCAGCACGTCCAGTATGATCACAG GAGGCGTCACATCCATGTCCTCATCCCAGCCGATGGCCAACATCGCAGGTTCTCCTGTCATCTCGTCTCCCAGTGCTCTTGCCACACAGGTTCCTGCAGCCGCCGGTGCCCAGCCCTGA